A genomic segment from Amygdalobacter nucleatus encodes:
- a CDS encoding redox-sensing transcriptional repressor Rex: MFKRIRTESVPAPTIRRLPTYLNCLLHIQAKGVTAVSSSTIAEMLSLTGIQVRKDLAWVSDSGKPRTGFPIDRLINDIKNFLGYNELREAALIGVGHLGGAFLHYPGFNEYGLTISMAFDVNTELIKQYQNDTVPVYSMSDLSKVQLPELAILTVPKDQAQAVAEQLVQYGTRAIWNFSTVHLNLPETVIVENVDLAQSLALLWNQYELQNMNIKR; the protein is encoded by the coding sequence ATGTTTAAGCGAATTAGAACTGAGAGTGTGCCTGCTCCAACTATTCGGCGTTTACCGACTTATTTAAATTGTCTTTTGCATATTCAGGCCAAGGGAGTGACGGCTGTATCATCATCTACTATTGCCGAAATGCTCAGTTTAACTGGTATTCAAGTGCGAAAAGATTTAGCTTGGGTCTCTGATTCTGGTAAACCTAGGACAGGTTTTCCAATCGATCGTTTGATCAACGATATTAAGAACTTTTTGGGCTACAATGAATTGCGTGAAGCGGCTTTGATCGGTGTCGGCCATTTGGGCGGTGCTTTCTTACATTACCCTGGATTCAATGAGTATGGATTGACAATTTCGATGGCTTTTGATGTTAATACTGAGCTTATCAAGCAGTATCAGAATGATACAGTTCCTGTTTATTCCATGAGCGATTTAAGCAAAGTTCAATTACCTGAATTGGCAATTTTGACTGTACCTAAAGATCAAGCCCAAGCTGTTGCTGAACAATTGGTACAATACGGTACACGTGCAATTTGGAACTTCTCAACTGTGCATTTGAACTTACCAGAAACAGTTATAGTTGAAAATGTGGACTTAGCTCAGTCATTGGCTTTGCTCTGGAATCAATACGAATTACAGAATATGAATATTAAGCGTTAA
- the ruvC gene encoding crossover junction endodeoxyribonuclease RuvC produces MRILGIDPGYAICGYAVLDYDDTHASFEVVDFGTFQSPCGMSFPDRLLIIYQGLSRIIRLYQPHVMAIEELFFSRNTTTAIATGQARGVLILAAAQVKLPIYEYKPVQVKKAVTGYGRAEKKQVQLMVQNILHLAELPKPDDAADALALAICQAYTGPRPDYKLKGAYNYDYSLFETNGLD; encoded by the coding sequence GTGCGCATATTAGGAATTGATCCAGGCTACGCTATCTGTGGATATGCTGTTTTAGATTATGATGATACGCACGCAAGCTTTGAAGTCGTAGACTTTGGCACCTTTCAAAGCCCTTGTGGCATGAGCTTTCCTGACAGATTACTGATTATTTATCAGGGACTTAGCCGCATTATTCGCTTGTATCAGCCGCATGTGATGGCAATTGAGGAACTCTTTTTTAGTCGAAATACAACCACAGCCATTGCAACTGGTCAAGCAAGAGGCGTCCTCATTTTGGCCGCTGCCCAAGTTAAATTACCAATTTACGAATACAAACCTGTACAAGTCAAAAAAGCTGTCACAGGTTATGGGCGAGCTGAGAAGAAACAGGTACAGTTGATGGTGCAGAATATTTTGCATCTAGCTGAATTACCTAAGCCAGATGATGCTGCAGATGCTTTGGCATTAGCTATCTGCCAAGCTTATACTGGCCCACGTCCAGACTACAAACTAAAAGGCGCTTACAATTACGATTATTCATTGTTTGAAACAAATGGCTTAGACTAA
- the rnhA gene encoding ribonuclease HI gives MVEQASIEDPTLHIYTDGACSGNPGYGGWACVLLYRGYKKEMSGGEVSTTNNRMELTAVIRALDCLKKQVPTIIYSDSSYVVNAFKQGWVVSWQKHNWLNSTKKEVSNKDLWQELIKLVDKYSVSFVKVKGHSDNKYNNRCDELAVAEWRKLKKIKDC, from the coding sequence ATGGTAGAGCAAGCTAGTATAGAGGATCCAACTTTACATATTTATACTGACGGTGCCTGTTCTGGTAACCCTGGCTATGGCGGTTGGGCTTGTGTTTTGCTTTATCGTGGCTACAAGAAAGAAATGTCAGGCGGCGAGGTAAGCACGACTAACAATCGGATGGAGCTGACAGCTGTTATTCGGGCTTTAGATTGCTTAAAGAAGCAAGTGCCAACAATCATATACAGTGATAGTAGCTATGTCGTCAACGCTTTTAAGCAAGGCTGGGTTGTGAGCTGGCAGAAGCATAATTGGCTGAATAGTACGAAGAAAGAAGTCAGCAATAAGGACTTATGGCAGGAGCTTATAAAGCTTGTTGATAAATATAGTGTCAGCTTTGTTAAGGTAAAGGGCCATAGCGATAATAAATATAACAATCGCTGTGATGAACTAGCTGTGGCGGAATGGCGTAAACTAAAGAAAATTAAGGATTGTTGA
- the ruvA gene encoding Holliday junction branch migration protein RuvA, with amino-acid sequence MYAYIRGTITELYTDELVLETNTGVAYSLLIGPKALSKLAKKYQVGEEAEEAKEVKEADVTCLIGQQERFYTSFIVREDAQLLYAFLNRQDKLLFELLLTVPRIGAKLAQAIVDSLSPAELIAAVLQENTIPLVAVKGLGKKVAERVLLELKGKFSKLQLLVGADLTAEIAKQAKAKDTETASNLDLPGNLALRAKDKKPEQQMYEDLLSALMVLNFSLHESKQMLKLTFDPSLTVEENLKLALQSR; translated from the coding sequence ATGTACGCATACATTAGAGGCACAATCACAGAACTTTATACAGATGAATTGGTACTAGAAACTAATACTGGTGTGGCATACAGCCTATTAATTGGACCTAAGGCTCTGAGCAAACTGGCTAAAAAGTATCAAGTAGGCGAAGAAGCTGAAGAAGCAAAAGAAGTTAAAGAAGCTGATGTAACTTGTCTTATTGGGCAGCAAGAACGCTTTTACACATCTTTTATTGTTAGAGAAGATGCGCAGCTACTTTATGCCTTTTTGAACCGCCAAGATAAACTACTCTTTGAGTTGTTGCTTACTGTCCCTAGAATTGGCGCGAAGTTAGCCCAAGCAATTGTCGATAGCCTATCGCCAGCTGAGTTAATCGCAGCTGTTTTACAAGAAAATACTATACCTTTGGTTGCAGTAAAGGGCCTTGGCAAAAAAGTGGCAGAGCGAGTTTTACTTGAGCTCAAAGGCAAATTCAGCAAATTGCAATTATTAGTTGGCGCTGATTTAACAGCTGAGATAGCCAAACAGGCTAAGGCGAAAGATACAGAAACAGCAAGCAATTTAGATTTGCCAGGTAATTTAGCTTTGCGTGCCAAGGACAAAAAGCCTGAACAACAGATGTATGAGGACTTGTTGTCAGCCCTTATGGTCTTAAATTTTTCTTTGCATGAAAGCAAACAAATGCTAAAATTAACGTTTGACCCGAGTTTAACCGTCGAAGAAAATTTGAAGTTGGCTTTACAGAGCCGCTAA
- a CDS encoding Maf family protein yields the protein MSVQLLLASSSPRRKSILNLAQIDFVTYSPQLDEATLTKRLLAIYNDVCQSALGRIVTSELAFHKALTAARMTSAPLILASDTIVMCRGYILGKPNNAEIARIMFKLLLGETLNADEANIMQEAHACNEEECCSKFGQFHQVSTSVCLLISKDLLNKFNLSKQTIERIEALPDTYVEKDNYVRILFVEQAGVYMQANSPLFTRIIEDYIASGACFDKAGGYAVQEQTACLINKIDGDVYTIMGLPIHAILQKCGELMPFKQTEAQVNSQRTQTRISEIKPIVQPKAATVETNATPEHDNYRPIPVRTKSSVARFNSTLLQNLTSYNATQNEKQADKAHDKANETEGYQQAGPGLKSVEQTDFNKQSAKLAEPDLSLSKPINTNEQELVGALKSKLSSLKSSSSFSQRDLPQFLKHNK from the coding sequence ATGTCAGTTCAATTACTTTTAGCTAGTTCTTCCCCACGGCGCAAGAGCATTCTTAATCTTGCCCAAATTGATTTCGTTACTTATAGTCCACAATTAGACGAAGCTACACTCACTAAAAGATTACTGGCAATTTACAACGATGTCTGTCAATCTGCACTCGGACGAATCGTGACAAGCGAGTTAGCTTTTCATAAAGCTTTAACAGCTGCTAGGATGACCTCTGCTCCACTTATTCTTGCTTCCGATACAATCGTTATGTGTCGAGGCTATATCTTAGGCAAACCCAATAATGCTGAAATTGCTAGAATCATGTTCAAACTTTTATTAGGTGAAACGCTCAATGCTGACGAAGCTAATATCATGCAAGAAGCACATGCCTGCAACGAAGAAGAATGTTGTAGCAAGTTCGGCCAATTTCATCAAGTTTCAACCTCAGTCTGCTTATTAATCAGCAAAGATTTATTGAATAAATTCAATTTAAGCAAGCAGACAATTGAGCGGATTGAAGCTTTGCCAGATACTTATGTCGAAAAAGATAACTACGTCAGAATCTTGTTCGTTGAACAAGCTGGTGTCTATATGCAAGCTAATTCACCTCTATTCACACGCATTATCGAAGATTACATTGCCTCTGGTGCCTGTTTTGACAAAGCCGGCGGCTATGCTGTGCAAGAGCAAACAGCTTGCTTAATTAATAAAATTGATGGCGATGTCTACACTATTATGGGTTTGCCAATTCACGCCATACTCCAAAAATGTGGCGAACTTATGCCATTTAAGCAAACGGAAGCTCAGGTCAATTCACAACGTACTCAAACAAGAATCAGTGAAATCAAGCCAATTGTTCAGCCAAAAGCTGCAACAGTTGAAACTAATGCAACACCTGAACATGATAATTACCGGCCAATTCCAGTTAGGACAAAAAGTTCAGTTGCAAGATTTAATTCCACGCTTTTACAAAATTTGACTAGCTACAATGCCACTCAAAATGAAAAGCAAGCAGACAAGGCACATGATAAGGCCAACGAAACTGAAGGCTATCAGCAAGCTGGGCCAGGTCTGAAAAGCGTTGAGCAAACTGACTTCAACAAACAAAGTGCTAAGTTGGCTGAACCTGATTTAAGCTTGAGTAAGCCGATAAATACCAACGAACAAGAATTAGTTGGAGCGCTCAAATCTAAATTAAGCTCACTAAAATCAAGTTCTAGCTTTAGTCAACGGGATTTGCCGCAATTTTTGAAGCACAATAAATAA
- a CDS encoding ATP-binding cassette domain-containing protein — protein MGGENKVLKNISLDIKSGEFIIITGPSGSGKSTPLNLIGGLENIK, from the coding sequence ATGGGGGGAGAAAATAAAGTACTAAAGAATATATCTCTAGATATTAAAAGTGGCGAATTTATCATCATAACAGGCCCAAGCGGCTCGGGAAAGTCTACACCTTTGAATTTAATTGGTGGCTTGGAAAATATAAAATAG
- a CDS encoding rhodanese-like domain-containing protein yields the protein MQNIHELYPLLAHGTFEISPKELQSVSWQDLCLVDVRNASEWQEGFINGAINIPLMRLLMSAPYELEANKVIVTYCHSGNRSSLAAKQLRSLGFQSLTLEGGIENWRAVNGK from the coding sequence ATGCAAAACATACACGAACTTTATCCTCTACTTGCACATGGCACATTTGAAATTAGCCCCAAAGAGCTTCAGTCTGTAAGCTGGCAAGATCTCTGTCTAGTGGATGTCAGAAATGCTAGCGAATGGCAAGAAGGCTTCATAAATGGAGCCATCAACATTCCCCTCATGCGCTTACTAATGTCAGCACCGTATGAACTAGAGGCCAATAAAGTCATAGTCACCTACTGTCATTCTGGTAACCGATCTTCTCTAGCTGCCAAACAATTGCGTTCTCTAGGCTTTCAGTCCTTAACCTTAGAAGGTGGCATTGAAAATTGGCGAGCTGTAAACGGAAAATAA
- the ruvB gene encoding Holliday junction branch migration DNA helicase RuvB yields MAKNPEIEGNYDLPDALPDLIQSSYLKQSKRESKQLKQPKQAVPELIETNYKIEETSQFSADDESQLVSRCKQYTDKDENQLRPLTWEAYCGQNKLKEKLQIYIQAAKERHECLDHVLLYGPPGLGKTTLAGIIAHEMQANLRITSGPALEKAGDLAALLTSLKEGDILFIDEIHRLSRQVEEVLYPAIEDFSLDVIIGKGPGARSIRLDLPKFTLIGATTRAGLLSSPLRDRFGVIEQLQLYNEADLAQIIERACRILHLEINEAGQHDIARRSRGTPRIALRLLRRVRDFAQIKGNGLITAEIADYALDKLEIDKLGLDASDRKLLNVLATNYDGGPCGLETLAAALNEDASTLEDVNEPYLMQIGFLAKTARGRVLTTGAWQYLRLTPGTNKTDTNSRATIKQLDWLEIEKDA; encoded by the coding sequence ATGGCTAAAAATCCAGAAATTGAGGGCAATTATGATTTACCAGATGCTTTGCCTGATTTAATTCAATCAAGCTATTTGAAACAGTCTAAACGTGAATCTAAACAGCTTAAACAGCCTAAGCAAGCTGTGCCTGAATTGATAGAAACTAATTATAAGATAGAGGAGACAAGCCAATTTAGCGCTGATGATGAAAGTCAGCTTGTAAGTCGCTGCAAGCAATACACTGACAAAGATGAAAATCAACTCAGACCACTTACCTGGGAAGCTTATTGTGGTCAGAATAAGTTGAAAGAGAAATTGCAAATTTACATTCAAGCTGCTAAGGAACGGCACGAGTGCTTGGACCATGTCTTGTTATATGGCCCACCAGGCTTAGGCAAGACGACTTTAGCAGGTATTATTGCGCACGAGATGCAAGCTAATTTGCGAATTACAAGTGGTCCTGCTTTGGAGAAAGCGGGCGATTTAGCAGCCTTACTCACTTCATTAAAAGAGGGAGATATTCTCTTTATCGATGAAATTCACCGCTTAAGTAGGCAGGTGGAAGAGGTTTTGTATCCAGCTATTGAAGACTTTTCTTTGGATGTGATTATCGGAAAAGGCCCAGGCGCGCGCTCTATTCGACTGGATTTGCCCAAATTCACCTTGATTGGCGCAACAACTAGAGCTGGTTTACTATCTTCACCGTTAAGAGATAGGTTTGGTGTTATAGAGCAATTGCAGCTTTATAATGAGGCTGATTTGGCGCAAATTATTGAGCGAGCATGTCGAATTTTGCATTTGGAAATTAATGAGGCAGGCCAGCATGATATAGCTAGACGCTCTAGGGGAACACCACGTATTGCCTTAAGACTTTTGAGACGTGTACGTGACTTTGCCCAGATTAAGGGTAATGGTCTAATCACAGCTGAAATAGCTGACTATGCGCTTGATAAACTTGAGATTGACAAATTAGGCTTAGATGCCAGCGATCGCAAACTGTTGAATGTACTTGCAACGAACTATGACGGTGGCCCTTGTGGCTTAGAGACATTGGCAGCTGCTTTGAATGAAGATGCTAGCACGCTTGAAGATGTGAATGAGCCTTACCTTATGCAAATTGGCTTCTTAGCCAAAACTGCTCGTGGCCGTGTCCTAACGACAGGCGCTTGGCAATATTTGCGTCTCACACCTGGAACGAACAAGACAGATACTAATAGTAGGGCCACAATTAAACAATTAGATTGGTTGGAAATAGAAAAAGATGCCTAA
- a CDS encoding Rqc2 family fibronectin-binding protein, with translation MNIDGLSMHFLAKELNTKIAAAHISKISQLTNSLFVFNLRLSKQTAQAQSDLRLLIDVDKNNPAVCLTDKNLQSPAIAPNFCMFLRKYLQNGLITQVICPNFERYLVMTITAKNSYFDLVEYQLIIELMGRCSNLILVENGVIKDCLLHIDSTINRQRELLPLHPYIAPPLQAGKKSLLELENKEAITKHVLSDLTELGYKKLKDLAVNKLLGLSPLVSKSLCLEAKLDPSCLISEFMKQPEAQTKFVDCLENLSKFCQNSQGQACLYRKQTNWQNLLARPLFGCPDTKQKTFKSFSEALLTARSQFAFNSAFTQKQSKLLQSLSQQISKLANKLTTYKADIADSLDFVLDKIKGDLILANIGTLQPLNKQAKEQTELELTLTNYYQSTLPDELLSELSEYGVNQAKQTEILQALDEPEIVVKIKPNRSLALNAKNYFKIYSKKKNRLLIVRALAKDCEQNLQFYAECQINSLNADNLADLDSIENDLINFNTNNLSELKANKAEEKNTNQPGKPASGKRVLMARQREQAANLRRLAKSKQNKQTKQKSSSKQDFISFLSSDGYKILIGKNASQNDYLSLHYAKPNDIWLHLQKAPGCHILIVQKNNSQAIPDNTLKEAAQLCAWYSRSFEERKMLSNHSLASVNVDYCPASKLKKAAKAKAGLVYYNNYHTLKVSGQSAEQMGLSKVDSHEAENVN, from the coding sequence ATGAATATTGACGGTCTCAGCATGCATTTTTTGGCCAAAGAATTAAATACCAAAATTGCTGCTGCACATATTAGTAAAATCAGCCAGTTGACGAACAGTCTATTTGTTTTCAACCTGAGATTAAGCAAACAAACAGCCCAAGCTCAATCTGACCTTAGGTTATTGATCGATGTTGACAAAAACAATCCAGCTGTCTGTTTGACTGACAAGAACCTGCAATCGCCAGCGATAGCGCCCAATTTTTGCATGTTTTTACGCAAATACCTCCAAAATGGCTTAATCACGCAAGTTATTTGTCCGAATTTTGAGCGCTATCTTGTTATGACAATAACGGCCAAAAACAGTTATTTCGATCTTGTCGAATATCAGCTGATAATCGAACTTATGGGCCGTTGCAGTAACTTGATTCTAGTTGAAAATGGTGTTATCAAAGATTGCCTGCTTCATATCGATAGCACGATTAACCGCCAACGCGAATTGTTGCCATTACATCCATATATAGCTCCCCCACTTCAAGCTGGCAAAAAATCTTTACTAGAATTAGAAAATAAAGAAGCTATCACAAAACATGTACTCTCTGATCTAACTGAACTTGGTTATAAAAAGCTAAAAGACTTGGCTGTCAACAAATTATTAGGTCTTTCACCTTTAGTCAGTAAAAGTCTCTGTTTGGAAGCTAAGCTTGATCCTAGTTGCTTAATTAGCGAATTTATGAAGCAGCCAGAAGCGCAAACTAAATTCGTAGACTGCTTAGAAAATTTAAGTAAATTTTGTCAAAACAGCCAAGGTCAAGCCTGCCTCTATCGTAAGCAAACGAACTGGCAAAATCTGTTAGCTAGGCCGTTGTTTGGCTGTCCAGATACTAAGCAAAAAACTTTTAAGAGCTTTTCTGAAGCTCTCTTAACTGCCCGCAGCCAATTTGCCTTTAATTCAGCTTTCACCCAGAAGCAAAGCAAGCTGCTGCAAAGTTTAAGCCAACAAATTAGTAAATTAGCCAACAAGCTTACAACCTACAAAGCAGATATAGCTGATTCCCTTGACTTTGTCTTGGACAAAATTAAAGGTGACCTCATTCTGGCCAATATTGGCACATTGCAGCCACTAAATAAGCAAGCTAAAGAACAAACCGAATTGGAATTAACGCTGACAAACTACTATCAATCAACGCTTCCTGATGAACTCTTATCTGAGTTAAGCGAATATGGTGTTAATCAAGCTAAGCAAACTGAAATTTTGCAAGCTCTAGATGAACCAGAGATAGTCGTTAAAATCAAGCCAAATAGAAGCTTGGCTCTAAATGCCAAAAACTATTTCAAAATTTACAGTAAAAAGAAAAATCGGCTGTTAATTGTAAGAGCCTTAGCTAAAGATTGCGAGCAAAATCTGCAATTCTATGCTGAGTGTCAAATAAACAGCCTAAATGCCGATAATTTGGCAGATTTAGACTCAATTGAAAATGACTTAATCAATTTTAATACCAATAATCTATCTGAACTAAAAGCTAATAAGGCTGAGGAAAAAAACACTAATCAACCAGGTAAGCCAGCTAGCGGCAAGCGAGTTCTAATGGCAAGGCAACGTGAACAAGCGGCTAATTTGCGCCGTTTGGCAAAGTCCAAACAGAACAAGCAAACTAAACAAAAATCTAGCAGCAAACAGGATTTCATTTCTTTCCTGAGTTCCGATGGCTACAAAATCCTAATTGGTAAAAATGCCAGCCAAAATGACTATCTCAGTCTTCACTATGCTAAGCCGAATGATATTTGGCTGCATCTGCAAAAAGCACCTGGCTGTCACATTTTAATCGTACAAAAAAATAACAGCCAAGCTATACCTGACAACACCTTAAAAGAAGCTGCCCAATTATGTGCCTGGTATTCTCGCTCTTTTGAAGAGAGAAAAATGTTAAGTAATCATAGCTTAGCAAGTGTTAATGTGGATTATTGTCCGGCTAGTAAGTTGAAAAAAGCTGCTAAAGCCAAAGCTGGCCTCGTCTATTACAACAACTATCACACCCTAAAAGTGAGTGGTCAGAGCGCTGAACAAATGGGCTTAAGCAAGGTTGATAGTCACGAAGCTGAAAATGTTAATTAA
- a CDS encoding M13-type metalloendopeptidase → MRLEDNFYNHVNQNWLDTCKVPADLPALSTFHELYLQIEKEGLNQAQIWLEQPDLVKDQPQLLNFSKLLKLARTESKRTCNDLNKLQTLLDSFNKYTNWHDIVADFVNYKNLEFPFPIVYSSSSDMKSARKKMLYFGPNATILPDSSYYAENHPQAKQLLDSYRTCTLNYLKKLNWQAAEADIERTIKFDASFARFTKSNEAKSDYVDDYHPLSLKDYIAKLPAMLQDLGTIIAKQYAISVETKVSDAEPNFTANLAMFMTDDNFVNFKSWAKVNIALSASNYLNDELRILGGAFSRAMMGVKEARSFEKYTFSIAQSYFGDAFGLAYAKKHISPAAKANILDMLKNMINVYKERLQANSWLSASTKEMAIKKLEHLALHIAYPDKLSPLYDELTVNIDANEPSLLATAMDLNRQIRAYKIKHFNEPIDPELWSMTADTVNAYYSPSENCIVFPAAILQPPFYDLNATPASNYGGIGAVMAHEISHAFDNNGSQFDEEGNLCNWWQESDYANFKLKTNEMIQLFDKRETPVGPCNGKLTVSENIADAGGISCAYTACLKDDKAHEADFYVNWARIWRMKGSDEYFKLLLSIDCHAPNLLRANVQLMNLASFQTFYKLNPNDKMYLSKEQQVTIW, encoded by the coding sequence ATGCGCCTAGAAGACAATTTTTACAATCACGTCAACCAAAATTGGCTAGATACCTGTAAAGTACCTGCTGACTTGCCAGCATTGAGCACATTTCACGAACTTTATCTGCAAATTGAGAAAGAAGGCTTAAACCAAGCCCAAATTTGGCTAGAACAGCCTGATTTAGTTAAGGATCAGCCACAATTACTTAATTTCAGCAAGCTCTTAAAATTAGCCCGTACAGAGTCAAAACGCACTTGTAACGATTTAAACAAATTGCAAACACTTTTAGATTCTTTTAATAAATACACAAATTGGCACGATATTGTCGCTGATTTTGTAAATTACAAAAACTTAGAATTTCCATTTCCTATCGTATATAGTAGCAGCTCCGATATGAAAAGCGCGCGCAAAAAGATGCTCTATTTTGGCCCAAACGCCACAATTTTGCCTGACTCAAGTTATTATGCTGAGAATCATCCGCAAGCTAAGCAATTACTAGATAGCTATCGAACATGTACACTTAATTACCTAAAAAAGCTCAACTGGCAAGCTGCAGAAGCTGACATTGAGCGCACAATCAAATTCGATGCTAGTTTCGCTAGATTTACGAAATCAAATGAAGCAAAATCTGATTATGTCGATGATTATCATCCATTATCATTAAAAGACTACATCGCCAAATTACCAGCTATGCTACAAGATTTAGGTACGATTATCGCAAAGCAATATGCAATTAGCGTTGAAACAAAAGTTAGTGATGCAGAACCGAATTTCACAGCTAACTTAGCTATGTTTATGACTGACGACAACTTCGTGAATTTCAAGAGCTGGGCCAAAGTTAATATCGCTTTGAGTGCTTCTAATTACTTAAATGATGAGTTAAGAATTTTAGGTGGCGCTTTCTCCCGCGCAATGATGGGCGTTAAAGAAGCTAGAAGTTTTGAAAAGTATACTTTCTCCATAGCGCAATCTTACTTCGGTGATGCCTTTGGCTTAGCTTATGCTAAAAAGCATATCAGCCCGGCTGCTAAAGCCAATATCTTGGATATGCTCAAAAATATGATCAATGTATACAAAGAGCGTTTGCAAGCAAATAGTTGGCTGAGTGCTAGCACAAAAGAGATGGCAATTAAAAAGTTGGAGCATTTGGCTTTACACATTGCTTATCCAGACAAGCTTTCACCTCTCTATGACGAATTAACTGTCAATATTGATGCAAATGAACCATCACTTTTGGCTACAGCTATGGATCTTAATCGTCAAATTAGAGCTTACAAGATCAAGCACTTTAATGAGCCAATTGATCCTGAATTATGGTCAATGACAGCCGATACTGTAAATGCGTATTACTCACCTTCTGAAAACTGTATAGTCTTCCCTGCTGCCATCTTGCAGCCACCATTTTACGACCTAAATGCCACACCTGCTAGCAACTATGGTGGAATTGGCGCTGTAATGGCACATGAAATATCGCACGCGTTCGATAACAATGGTAGCCAATTTGATGAGGAAGGTAATCTCTGTAATTGGTGGCAAGAGAGCGACTATGCTAATTTCAAGCTAAAGACGAATGAGATGATCCAATTGTTCGATAAACGTGAAACGCCAGTTGGCCCATGTAACGGTAAATTAACAGTTTCAGAAAATATTGCTGATGCTGGTGGCATCTCTTGTGCTTATACAGCTTGTCTCAAAGATGATAAGGCACATGAAGCTGACTTCTATGTGAACTGGGCCCGCATCTGGCGTATGAAAGGTTCAGATGAATACTTCAAATTGTTGTTAAGTATTGATTGCCATGCCCCAAATCTCTTAAGAGCCAATGTCCAGTTGATGAATTTGGCAAGTTTCCAAACTTTCTATAAGTTAAACCCTAACGATAAAATGTACTTATCTAAAGAACAGCAAGTTACAATCTGGTAG
- a CDS encoding epoxyqueuosine reductase QueH gives MPKQLNDVYREFQLDLAALKEKVGARKPRILLHVCCAPCGEYPYKQLLEEGLDVKVLFYNPNIHPIEEWKLRKHNVEIFSHLHHADCSYDDTYLESNWRNINSKFQEDHCRMCYQMRLDFAAKAAYEFNCDTFTTSLFVSPWQRHEMLKISARVSGKKLKMPFYYEDFRVGYRLGQNMAREDGLYRQRYCGCIFSLGESKYSDKIIKDHINSITAADIPRRYLRETGELVPIR, from the coding sequence ATGCCTAAACAGTTGAATGATGTTTATCGTGAATTTCAGCTTGATTTAGCTGCACTTAAAGAAAAGGTTGGGGCGAGAAAGCCTAGAATTTTATTGCACGTTTGTTGTGCGCCATGTGGTGAATATCCATATAAGCAGCTTTTGGAGGAAGGCCTTGATGTCAAAGTCTTGTTCTACAATCCTAATATCCACCCAATTGAGGAATGGAAGTTGCGTAAGCATAATGTCGAAATTTTTAGCCACCTACACCATGCAGATTGCTCGTATGACGACACTTATTTGGAATCTAATTGGCGTAACATTAATAGCAAGTTCCAAGAGGACCATTGCCGCATGTGCTATCAGATGCGCCTTGATTTTGCTGCTAAGGCTGCGTATGAATTTAATTGTGATACATTTACAACTTCTTTGTTCGTCAGCCCCTGGCAACGCCATGAAATGCTCAAAATTAGCGCGCGTGTGTCTGGCAAGAAGCTGAAAATGCCTTTTTACTATGAGGATTTTAGAGTCGGTTATCGCTTAGGCCAAAATATGGCTAGGGAAGATGGCCTTTATCGGCAGCGCTATTGTGGCTGCATTTTTTCACTAGGTGAAAGTAAGTACAGCGACAAGATTATTAAAGACCATATTAACAGCATCACAGCAGCCGACATTCCACGCCGCTACTTGCGTGAGACAGGTGAATTAGTGCCAATTCGTTAA